Proteins encoded in a region of the Stieleria neptunia genome:
- a CDS encoding DUF2339 domain-containing protein — MKSPFAFASTALIVLCLCTACTPVKQTQTDDAKKRATAENVSNDSAAAYFTYRDPDPYDNDDSPHVPDFFAGMDAISRPAMKTEDTAEKDPRPSEFPDPLLDRSRDDNGSLVRAEVTVEPADLNLNERIGRNTWMAWCAGNEGFWDWLCTDSLGFIDLLKLVDSRRRAQRFAETGMINEPGMEQARSAREEEFGLWLDSPTDDRVRRWRQAYVRQTFAAIAAGKHKSQVGLQRRAPSGGYDGPPLYTGAPDAFKNEGYRYPSSYLTNQDASYGSGNQTGYAGDAPYRAGGDGQSESSEPSQRSIDDIIPPPDLYGLSSGVIGLRLFPNPYFDAAAQARWQAERFYNDDSFYNDPTLVRPYRVGMSCAFCHASFHPLEPPRDVNNPRWTNLSGNIGAQYLSMRATVGGQLTPDQFVYHLLESQPRGTIDTSLIASDNINNPNTMNAVFGLPQRAILSFYNPQERLSNESSRLPSLWKHPNPDRPGDGEDVVPPEWVQRAEELDLVDQVVHSNDNPRHVPRILLDGSDSIGTWGALARVYLNIGSYWEQWNQLHQVVIGLDDQKPFRLADCEEYSVYWNATEQRVPGLRDYFLKITPTMPLLSTAGGEARMEPISDEQEARWKRQSEREKRDVESLSAAERAKRIDVRQLARGRKAFARNCIVCHSSIQPESTAAIVKAFPTNADFDALVAKRLAVRNASQINGEFWEHDPAQWLDDPSYQAWAEAIVEEPTFWTENYLSTDYRIPVNLVKTNASRAMGTNGMTGHMWEDFASESYRELPSPGEIEFFNPYEGDEGTMQSFSPRHINPGTGKRDGGGGPGYYRVPSLMSIWATAPLLHNNSLGLYNNDPSVDGRLAAFDDAIRKLLWPEKRLQSSSYNDATPERLRRDHGLIWRTTEKSYLRVDAKRVPGFVYRLPFVKTLHQSPRLMWLRSVHPLWLPGAIFLGGALIILLVSRIESKRLVAYLIVAIAIVLAAVLWWARSYSGVQWAAPLRNVYPWLLPVLTLVAVALVLWLPLSRRVARWCGYGLVIAALVVSGLVYFKAGRLGDVNIGPIPKGTPVNLLANFNPEAELATQKDSVATLIAGLAEIESRHLKPDAADRVMKDKIAPALMAVNKCPDFVMDKGHYFPWFDSMTDEDKNALIELLKTL, encoded by the coding sequence ATGAAATCACCTTTTGCTTTTGCCTCGACCGCGCTCATCGTCCTCTGTCTTTGCACCGCGTGCACGCCCGTAAAGCAAACGCAAACCGACGACGCCAAAAAACGAGCCACCGCGGAAAACGTTTCCAACGATTCCGCGGCAGCCTATTTCACGTACCGCGACCCCGACCCGTACGACAACGATGACTCGCCGCACGTCCCCGACTTCTTTGCGGGGATGGACGCGATCAGCCGACCCGCGATGAAGACGGAAGACACAGCGGAGAAGGATCCCCGGCCGAGTGAATTTCCCGATCCACTGTTGGACCGGTCGCGAGACGACAACGGATCGCTGGTGCGGGCGGAGGTGACGGTCGAGCCGGCCGACCTGAACCTCAACGAGAGGATCGGCCGCAACACCTGGATGGCCTGGTGCGCCGGCAACGAAGGCTTTTGGGACTGGCTGTGCACCGACAGCCTGGGGTTCATCGATCTGTTGAAACTGGTCGACTCGCGGCGGCGGGCACAGCGGTTCGCCGAAACGGGCATGATCAACGAGCCCGGCATGGAGCAAGCCCGCTCGGCCCGTGAGGAAGAATTCGGTCTGTGGCTGGATTCACCGACCGATGATCGAGTTCGCCGTTGGCGACAGGCCTACGTCCGGCAGACCTTTGCGGCGATCGCGGCGGGCAAGCACAAATCGCAAGTCGGGCTCCAGCGACGCGCGCCCTCGGGCGGCTACGACGGGCCGCCGCTCTACACCGGTGCCCCGGACGCGTTCAAAAACGAAGGCTATCGCTATCCGTCGAGCTACCTTACCAACCAAGACGCTTCCTACGGTTCGGGCAATCAGACTGGCTACGCCGGTGACGCCCCATACCGGGCCGGTGGGGATGGCCAGTCCGAATCGTCCGAGCCGTCGCAGCGGTCGATCGACGACATCATCCCACCGCCCGATCTGTACGGTTTGTCCAGCGGCGTGATCGGTCTGCGGTTGTTTCCCAATCCATACTTCGACGCCGCGGCCCAGGCCCGCTGGCAAGCGGAGCGCTTTTACAACGACGATTCTTTCTACAATGACCCGACTTTGGTCCGGCCGTATCGCGTCGGGATGAGCTGCGCGTTCTGCCATGCGTCATTCCACCCGCTCGAACCGCCGCGCGACGTGAACAATCCGCGTTGGACGAATCTTTCGGGCAACATCGGCGCGCAGTACCTGAGCATGCGGGCCACCGTCGGCGGCCAGTTGACGCCCGACCAATTTGTCTACCATCTCCTAGAAAGCCAACCGCGTGGCACGATCGACACCTCGTTGATCGCATCGGACAACATCAACAATCCCAACACGATGAACGCGGTGTTCGGGCTGCCGCAACGCGCGATCCTCTCGTTCTATAACCCGCAAGAACGTCTGTCCAACGAAAGTTCTCGGCTGCCGTCGTTGTGGAAGCACCCCAACCCGGATCGCCCCGGCGACGGCGAGGATGTGGTTCCCCCGGAGTGGGTCCAACGGGCGGAGGAACTCGACCTGGTCGACCAAGTCGTGCATTCCAATGACAACCCGCGCCACGTGCCACGCATCCTGTTGGACGGATCCGATTCGATCGGCACCTGGGGTGCACTGGCCCGCGTTTATCTGAACATCGGCAGCTACTGGGAACAATGGAACCAGTTGCATCAAGTCGTCATCGGGTTGGACGATCAAAAACCGTTTCGATTGGCCGACTGCGAGGAGTACTCGGTTTATTGGAATGCGACCGAGCAGCGTGTGCCGGGATTGCGTGACTACTTTTTAAAGATCACGCCGACGATGCCGTTGCTGTCCACCGCGGGCGGCGAAGCGCGGATGGAGCCGATCAGCGACGAGCAAGAGGCGCGATGGAAACGTCAATCCGAACGCGAAAAACGTGACGTTGAATCGCTGTCGGCTGCCGAGCGGGCCAAACGCATCGACGTCCGCCAACTCGCCAGGGGCAGAAAGGCCTTCGCCCGCAACTGCATCGTCTGCCATTCCAGCATTCAACCCGAAAGCACCGCCGCGATCGTCAAAGCGTTTCCGACGAATGCTGATTTCGACGCCTTGGTCGCCAAACGCCTGGCGGTTCGCAACGCATCGCAGATCAACGGTGAGTTTTGGGAACACGACCCGGCGCAGTGGCTGGACGATCCGAGCTATCAAGCGTGGGCCGAGGCGATTGTCGAGGAACCGACGTTCTGGACCGAAAACTATCTTTCGACCGATTATCGCATCCCCGTCAACCTGGTCAAAACCAATGCGTCGCGTGCGATGGGGACCAACGGCATGACCGGCCACATGTGGGAAGACTTTGCGTCGGAGAGTTATCGCGAACTGCCATCGCCCGGCGAGATCGAATTCTTCAATCCCTACGAGGGCGATGAAGGAACGATGCAGTCCTTCTCGCCGCGACACATCAATCCGGGCACGGGCAAGCGCGACGGGGGTGGCGGACCGGGCTACTATCGCGTGCCAAGTTTGATGTCGATTTGGGCGACCGCGCCGCTGCTGCACAACAACAGCCTGGGCCTCTACAACAATGACCCCTCGGTCGACGGTCGGTTGGCCGCGTTTGACGACGCAATCCGCAAACTGCTGTGGCCCGAAAAACGTCTCCAGAGCAGCAGCTACAACGACGCCACGCCGGAACGGCTGCGGCGCGACCACGGATTGATCTGGCGAACGACGGAGAAATCGTACTTGCGGGTCGATGCGAAACGCGTGCCCGGGTTCGTCTATCGATTGCCCTTCGTCAAAACACTGCACCAATCTCCGCGTCTGATGTGGCTCCGTTCGGTCCATCCGCTCTGGCTGCCCGGGGCGATCTTTCTTGGCGGTGCGCTGATCATTCTGTTGGTCAGCCGCATTGAATCGAAACGCTTGGTCGCCTATCTGATTGTCGCCATCGCGATCGTCTTGGCGGCCGTGCTGTGGTGGGCCAGATCCTACAGCGGCGTGCAATGGGCGGCCCCGCTGCGGAACGTGTATCCCTGGCTGCTGCCGGTGCTGACGTTGGTCGCCGTCGCGCTGGTGTTGTGGTTGCCCCTGTCGCGCCGCGTGGCCCGCTGGTGCGGCTACGGGCTTGTTATCGCCGCTCTAGTCGTCAGCGGACTGGTGTACTTCAAAGCCGGCCGTCTGGGCGATGTCAACATCGGACCGATTCCCAAGGGAACACCGGTGAACCTGCTGGCCAACTTCAATCCCGAAGCGGAATTGGCCACACAAAAGGACAGTGTCGCAACGCTGATCGCCGGGCTTGCCGAAATCGAATCGCGGCACCTCAAGCCGGACGCAGCCGATCGAGTGATGAAGGACAAGATTGCTCCGGCGCTGATGGCCGTCAACAAATGCCCCGACTTCGTCATGGACAAGGGGCACTATTTCCCCTGGTTCGACTCGATGACCGACGAAGACAAGAACGCGTTGATTGAGCTCCTCAAGACACTGTGA
- a CDS encoding C1 family peptidase yields the protein MSTFVPLGFGWQPDLPDGRDRTFRDCEIMETLKRLPAQSGVVLPDVVDLRRDSDGVYFTDVDDQGPLNASSAFAVLALLEYFERRIHARTFDGSKLFLYQATRHRLAASQHPPADAGAEIRGTLKTLMQIGVPAEKSWPYLADRFTTDPSPFVFSDAKPIANLYYVRLNDPNHSGDQTWAIVRSFLAAGFPVVFGFSVPSSLTLDADIPFRPEHDATRGGQAVVAIGYHANRYGPDQDALLIRSSWGRRWGDNGNGWLPVAFVRHQLARDFWTLISADWLDSGELSRPVICG from the coding sequence GTGTCAACGTTTGTGCCACTCGGGTTCGGCTGGCAGCCTGATCTGCCCGACGGTCGCGACCGAACGTTCCGTGATTGCGAGATCATGGAAACGTTAAAACGCTTGCCGGCCCAGTCGGGTGTAGTGTTGCCGGACGTGGTCGATTTACGTCGTGACAGTGACGGGGTCTATTTCACCGACGTGGATGATCAGGGACCGCTGAATGCATCGTCGGCCTTTGCCGTGCTGGCCTTGCTGGAATACTTCGAGCGACGGATTCACGCCCGCACCTTCGACGGATCGAAACTGTTCCTGTATCAGGCGACCCGCCATCGCCTGGCAGCATCGCAACATCCACCGGCCGACGCGGGCGCCGAAATCCGCGGCACGCTGAAGACCTTGATGCAAATCGGGGTGCCGGCGGAAAAGAGCTGGCCCTACCTGGCGGATCGGTTCACCACCGACCCGAGTCCGTTTGTCTTTTCCGACGCCAAACCGATCGCCAACCTTTATTATGTCCGGCTCAATGATCCCAACCACAGCGGCGACCAGACTTGGGCCATCGTGAGATCCTTTCTCGCCGCCGGATTCCCGGTCGTCTTCGGCTTTTCGGTTCCCTCCTCGTTGACACTCGACGCCGACATTCCGTTCCGCCCGGAGCATGATGCCACGCGGGGTGGTCAAGCGGTCGTTGCCATCGGTTACCACGCCAATCGCTACGGCCCCGACCAAGACGCGCTGCTGATCCGCAGTTCTTGGGGAAGACGATGGGGAGACAATGGGAATGGTTGGCTTCCCGTCGCCTTTGTCCGCCATCAGCTGGCGCGAGATTTTTGGACCCTGATTTCAGCGGACTGGCTGGATAGCGGTGAATTGAGCCGGCCGGTGATTTGCGGCTAA
- a CDS encoding S1C family serine protease: MRVKNLLCVTALAGATMALPTGNTTAQDLGQAVPTTQNGLGNAVDNAVRGGIGAAADQIRQGGSVRGAIQQGADQALRQGADQVIRDGVDRATRQVLPNANINANANINANSNVAGSNVAARQRARLGIGLQNSNQGIRITNVMQGSAAARAGLQPGDVVISTNGQTISSTDQLARLVRNADADAQLQIKVLRNGQEQTVNATLAARQNQNDRYRANRPALDGSANASAAYEARITALEDEVKRLRSTIDQLRGDYNAQGNVQGSVQGDAQINGQDGDQTRRGQNTSANVDGSIDADASLDSGLDVDASGSATTDAELDGSLDN, from the coding sequence ATGCGAGTCAAAAATCTACTCTGCGTCACCGCGTTGGCTGGTGCGACCATGGCATTGCCGACCGGCAACACCACCGCGCAAGACCTCGGCCAAGCCGTTCCGACCACCCAAAACGGTCTCGGCAACGCCGTCGATAATGCGGTCCGCGGAGGAATCGGAGCCGCCGCCGATCAGATTCGGCAAGGCGGCAGCGTCCGCGGTGCGATTCAGCAAGGCGCCGACCAAGCCCTTCGACAGGGTGCTGACCAAGTGATCCGCGACGGCGTCGATCGAGCGACGCGGCAGGTTCTGCCGAACGCGAACATCAACGCCAACGCCAACATCAACGCCAACAGCAACGTCGCCGGATCCAACGTCGCCGCGCGACAACGCGCTCGATTGGGTATCGGATTGCAAAACAGCAATCAAGGCATCCGAATCACCAACGTCATGCAGGGCAGCGCCGCCGCCAGAGCGGGACTGCAACCCGGTGATGTGGTGATCAGTACCAATGGCCAAACGATCTCGTCGACCGATCAATTGGCGCGTCTGGTCCGCAACGCCGATGCCGACGCCCAATTGCAAATCAAAGTTCTCCGCAACGGGCAAGAGCAAACGGTGAACGCAACGTTGGCCGCACGCCAGAATCAGAATGATCGCTATCGCGCGAACCGACCTGCGCTGGACGGTTCGGCGAACGCCTCGGCCGCCTATGAAGCACGCATCACGGCGTTGGAAGACGAAGTGAAGCGACTGAGATCGACGATCGATCAGTTGCGTGGCGACTACAACGCCCAAGGCAATGTCCAAGGCAGCGTTCAAGGTGACGCCCAAATCAATGGCCAGGACGGCGACCAAACGCGTCGCGGTCAAAACACGTCGGCCAATGTGGATGGATCGATCGACGCCGACGCGTCACTCGATTCCGGTCTGGATGTCGATGCAAGTGGATCGGCTACGACCGATGCCGAATTGGACGGGTCGCTCGATAACTGA
- a CDS encoding sulfatase, with translation MNNPRISVTCLSVLAIGMMLSTANCTIAADASSAAKPNIVLFLVDDMGWMDSTPYGSQYYETPNMKRLQRQSMRFTNAYAVPLCSPTRASILSGQYSSRHRVTSASGHQPAAPADASPYPARAAAHRPLIYANSKNYLDLNLVSLAEVLHGAGYRTGHFGKWHLGLSQQHWPEQHGFEVAFHAEPSPGPASYFSPYGVHANGVPSGKHHVGTITDGPDGEYITDRLTDEAIRFVETHQSEPFILNFWHFAVHGPWGHKEEYTRRFAEKTDSRGHQKNPIMASMLQSVDESLGRVLDTFDELGLTDNTLFIFYSDNGGNTHSNVPGSRQIKNIKPGHPKWGFVQDWKKWAGDQPPTNNAPLREGKGKIYEGGQRVPLMVRWPGQIQPGSTSDAIVGPIDLYPTILQVAGLKQPQGHIVDGESLIPVLKQTGRLKRQAYFTWFPHLIPAVSVRQGDWKLIRRFEPHPQYPEVRELYNLADDIGETQNLAGTMPQKVAELDGLIDRFIRDTGALTPKPNPDFNADAKAGGTNVPNSSDITAGLVARNCELVKTDGAIRVVGRGRLPFLGTAQVKSNGPLTLRLRTRSATGGEGRIQWKTLGQETFPESGQVVRFDVPAGASWQDITVQIPVDGRTSVVRLYLPAEESVMDIQSINFGDESGRGKSWDFAGVSP, from the coding sequence ATGAACAACCCACGAATCTCGGTGACTTGCCTGTCGGTGCTGGCCATCGGAATGATGTTGTCGACGGCAAACTGCACGATTGCCGCCGATGCGTCATCAGCAGCCAAACCCAACATCGTCCTGTTCCTGGTCGACGACATGGGCTGGATGGACAGCACGCCTTACGGGTCGCAGTATTACGAAACACCGAACATGAAACGGTTGCAGCGGCAATCGATGCGTTTCACCAATGCCTACGCCGTGCCCCTGTGCTCACCGACCCGCGCTTCGATCTTGAGCGGCCAGTACTCGTCTCGCCATCGCGTCACGTCCGCCTCCGGTCATCAGCCGGCGGCCCCCGCCGATGCGTCTCCGTATCCTGCCCGAGCGGCTGCCCATCGGCCATTGATTTACGCCAACAGCAAAAACTATTTGGACCTGAACCTGGTCAGCTTGGCCGAAGTGTTGCACGGCGCGGGGTACCGGACGGGCCACTTCGGCAAATGGCACTTGGGATTGAGCCAGCAGCACTGGCCGGAGCAGCACGGATTCGAAGTCGCCTTCCACGCCGAGCCGAGCCCCGGGCCGGCCAGCTACTTTTCACCTTATGGGGTTCATGCCAACGGCGTGCCCTCGGGGAAACATCACGTCGGAACGATCACCGATGGCCCCGACGGCGAATACATCACTGACCGGCTCACCGACGAAGCGATTCGATTTGTCGAAACCCATCAAAGTGAACCGTTCATTTTGAACTTCTGGCACTTCGCCGTGCACGGCCCCTGGGGGCACAAGGAAGAGTACACCAGGCGGTTTGCCGAAAAGACCGACTCGCGTGGTCATCAGAAGAATCCGATCATGGCCTCGATGCTCCAAAGCGTCGATGAAAGCCTCGGCCGCGTATTGGACACGTTCGACGAACTCGGGCTGACCGACAACACGCTGTTCATCTTTTACAGCGACAACGGCGGCAACACCCACAGCAACGTGCCCGGCAGTCGTCAGATCAAAAACATCAAACCGGGACATCCGAAATGGGGTTTCGTCCAGGACTGGAAAAAGTGGGCCGGCGATCAGCCACCGACCAACAACGCGCCGCTGCGTGAAGGCAAAGGAAAAATCTATGAAGGAGGTCAACGGGTTCCCTTGATGGTGCGTTGGCCCGGTCAAATCCAGCCCGGTTCGACCAGCGATGCGATCGTCGGGCCGATCGATCTGTATCCGACGATTCTTCAGGTCGCGGGTCTGAAGCAGCCCCAAGGTCACATCGTCGATGGCGAGTCGTTGATCCCCGTCTTGAAACAAACTGGCCGGCTCAAACGCCAAGCCTACTTCACCTGGTTCCCGCATTTGATTCCCGCAGTGTCGGTCCGCCAGGGCGATTGGAAATTGATTCGACGGTTTGAACCGCATCCCCAGTATCCCGAGGTCCGCGAGCTCTACAATCTGGCCGACGACATCGGGGAAACACAGAACTTGGCCGGTACGATGCCACAGAAAGTGGCGGAGCTGGATGGTTTGATCGACCGATTTATCCGTGACACGGGCGCGTTGACCCCGAAACCGAACCCCGACTTCAACGCGGACGCCAAAGCGGGCGGCACGAACGTGCCGAACTCGTCCGACATCACCGCGGGGCTGGTCGCCCGGAACTGCGAACTCGTCAAGACGGACGGTGCGATCCGTGTCGTGGGTCGGGGACGATTGCCGTTTCTGGGGACGGCCCAAGTGAAATCCAACGGCCCGCTGACCCTGCGGCTTCGTACACGCAGTGCGACCGGTGGTGAAGGACGGATTCAATGGAAGACGCTCGGTCAGGAAACGTTTCCCGAGTCGGGTCAAGTCGTCCGCTTTGATGTTCCGGCGGGAGCATCCTGGCAAGACATCACCGTTCAGATCCCCGTCGACGGCAGGACCAGCGTTGTACGCTTGTATCTTCCGGCCGAGGAAAGTGTGATGGATATTCAATCGATCAATTTTGGAGACGAAAGCGGTCGCGGAAAATCATGGGACTTCGCCGGCGTGTCACCGTAG
- a CDS encoding ThuA domain-containing protein, with protein MSIVRFIALLVWMLVPGLGWAVQPPGNDSAERIKIENPPAIQMLVPGFEVHEIPVELTNVNNVRFRHDGKLFTLGYNGDVHLLSDSDGDGLEDQAKLFWKNEGSLRGPIGLLVTPKDYSHGQGIITPSKGKLSLIVDTDGDDRADEERVVATGWDEIPQNVDATGIAMGSDGSLYFGLGTANYANAYLIDEQGVAHYDLQSDRGTVQRVSPDFKTRETVCTGIRFPIAFAFNRHGDLFCAEQEGATWLPNGNPFDELLHIVPDRHYGFPPRHPRHNPDVIDEPSVFDYAPQHQSTCGMVFNGDDASAARFGPSGWAENAIVCGESRGKIWRTQLAKTEAGYVASTQLLACLQMLTIDACVAPNGDLVVACHSGPPDWGTGPTGKGKLFRIRMSDPNVARPHNAWANSPREIQIAFDRPLDAAMLQNIADEIVIQYGPFVRAGDPFETLVPPYAVVQRQLATPRRNLAIRGMALSADRRNVLLQTDPMLANSHYAVSIPYQPTGDQTSNGSIEQVRSIDVDVTLSGVETTFTGDSDDGAGEVVWTGWLPHVSWQVSDEFTRESAIHDDLRSLLPAGGEMTMTSRLDVKDLLRPKVQPGSTLDYQWPEEIVTLTAGSSQPMSLEIDGRQIVATRGEDGRFVARVEIAPDSADRVSLTMRARVAANSTPDWSLAASTNEDSRLRALPLRRFHLPWTSTSGSDAEPVESTTIAEIEGGNWGRGRRVFHSDAAGCFKCHAIHGGGPNIGPDLTNLVHRDYASVERDITHPSFAINPDYLGNTVLTTDGRVLTGTLQTRQGHLILGDTNGKITRLTEAEIDTIKPADVSVMPKGLDEKLTPDQFRDLMTFLLSPPPQMPLDSPIEAPPVRTQAEVATVLAGSQPLPSPLDAINIVLVAGKKDHGPGEHDYPAWQIQWGQLLAAAEAVHVDAAWDFPDDQQLASADVLVFFQKGDWNDQRQSKMDQFFDRGGGAVYIHWAVNGNDRAADFSRRIGLASKGGSIGYRHGPLALNVHHTDHPIMRNIEPLQLYDESYWRLTGEPQDVTLFASSIEDGAARPQMWSYERSAGRVFVSIPGHYSWTFDDPIFRTILMRAMAWTANQPIDRFNELVPLGARISK; from the coding sequence ATGTCTATCGTTCGTTTTATTGCGTTGCTCGTTTGGATGCTCGTCCCCGGACTCGGTTGGGCGGTGCAACCACCGGGGAACGATTCGGCCGAACGGATCAAGATCGAGAATCCGCCGGCGATTCAGATGTTGGTGCCCGGTTTCGAAGTCCACGAGATCCCTGTCGAGCTGACGAACGTCAACAACGTGCGGTTCCGCCACGACGGGAAACTGTTCACGTTGGGCTACAACGGTGACGTCCACTTGTTGAGTGACAGCGACGGCGACGGACTGGAGGATCAGGCGAAACTGTTTTGGAAAAACGAAGGGTCGCTGCGGGGACCGATCGGTCTGTTGGTCACGCCAAAGGACTATTCGCACGGCCAAGGCATCATCACGCCCAGCAAAGGCAAGTTGTCGCTGATCGTGGACACCGACGGCGACGATCGGGCGGACGAAGAGAGGGTCGTTGCGACCGGCTGGGACGAGATTCCCCAAAACGTTGACGCCACGGGCATCGCGATGGGCTCCGACGGGTCGCTGTATTTTGGCCTGGGAACGGCAAACTATGCCAACGCCTATCTGATCGATGAACAAGGTGTCGCGCACTACGACTTGCAAAGCGACCGAGGCACCGTGCAGCGTGTCTCGCCGGATTTCAAAACGCGGGAAACGGTTTGCACCGGCATTCGTTTCCCGATCGCATTCGCGTTCAACCGCCACGGCGACTTGTTTTGTGCCGAGCAAGAGGGGGCGACGTGGTTGCCCAACGGGAATCCGTTTGATGAGCTGCTGCACATCGTTCCGGATCGTCATTACGGTTTTCCGCCACGGCACCCGCGACACAATCCAGACGTCATCGACGAACCATCGGTATTCGATTACGCCCCACAACATCAATCGACTTGCGGGATGGTTTTTAACGGTGACGATGCATCGGCGGCTCGATTCGGGCCCAGCGGATGGGCGGAAAACGCGATCGTTTGCGGCGAGTCGCGCGGCAAGATCTGGCGAACTCAACTCGCTAAAACCGAAGCCGGCTACGTCGCATCGACCCAATTGCTGGCGTGTTTGCAAATGCTGACCATCGATGCCTGTGTCGCCCCGAACGGCGACTTGGTGGTCGCGTGCCACAGCGGACCGCCGGACTGGGGCACCGGCCCGACGGGCAAGGGCAAACTGTTTCGCATCCGCATGTCCGATCCGAACGTCGCCCGCCCCCACAACGCGTGGGCAAATTCGCCGCGTGAAATCCAGATCGCATTCGATCGTCCGCTCGACGCCGCGATGCTGCAGAACATCGCCGACGAAATCGTGATTCAGTATGGCCCGTTCGTCCGCGCCGGAGATCCATTCGAAACCCTCGTGCCGCCCTATGCCGTCGTGCAGCGTCAATTGGCAACGCCACGCCGAAACCTCGCCATCCGCGGCATGGCGTTGTCCGCCGATCGTCGCAACGTGCTGCTGCAGACCGATCCGATGCTGGCCAATTCACACTATGCCGTTTCGATCCCCTATCAACCAACCGGTGACCAAACGTCGAATGGATCCATCGAGCAGGTGCGGTCGATCGACGTGGACGTGACCTTAAGCGGTGTAGAGACGACGTTCACCGGCGACTCCGATGACGGGGCGGGGGAAGTTGTTTGGACGGGTTGGTTGCCGCACGTCAGTTGGCAGGTGTCCGACGAATTCACACGCGAGAGTGCGATCCATGATGATCTCCGTTCGCTGTTGCCGGCAGGTGGCGAGATGACGATGACCTCGCGGCTTGACGTGAAAGATTTGCTGCGACCGAAAGTCCAACCGGGATCGACGTTGGATTACCAGTGGCCCGAAGAAATCGTCACGCTGACCGCCGGTTCGTCCCAGCCGATGAGTCTTGAAATCGACGGTCGCCAAATCGTGGCGACTCGCGGGGAGGACGGAAGATTCGTTGCCCGCGTCGAGATTGCCCCCGATTCGGCGGACCGCGTTTCGCTGACGATGCGTGCGCGGGTGGCCGCGAACTCCACGCCCGATTGGTCGCTCGCCGCATCAACCAACGAGGACTCGCGATTGCGTGCCCTACCGCTGCGCCGCTTCCACTTGCCGTGGACCTCGACGTCTGGGTCGGATGCCGAGCCGGTTGAATCAACGACAATCGCTGAGATCGAAGGCGGGAACTGGGGACGGGGGCGTCGCGTTTTCCACAGTGACGCGGCGGGTTGTTTCAAGTGTCACGCGATTCACGGCGGCGGTCCCAACATCGGACCCGACCTGACCAACCTGGTGCATCGCGACTACGCTTCGGTAGAGCGTGACATCACGCATCCAAGTTTTGCGATCAATCCGGATTACCTGGGCAACACGGTTCTGACCACCGACGGTCGCGTGTTGACCGGAACGCTGCAAACCCGGCAAGGGCATTTGATTTTGGGGGACACCAACGGCAAGATCACGCGACTGACCGAGGCGGAGATCGACACGATCAAGCCGGCCGACGTGTCGGTGATGCCCAAGGGCCTGGACGAAAAACTGACGCCGGACCAGTTCCGTGACCTGATGACGTTCTTGCTGTCCCCACCGCCGCAGATGCCGCTGGATTCGCCGATCGAGGCGCCGCCGGTCCGCACGCAAGCCGAAGTCGCCACCGTCCTGGCCGGGTCACAGCCGCTGCCGAGCCCGCTGGATGCGATCAACATTGTTCTGGTGGCGGGCAAGAAAGACCATGGCCCGGGGGAACACGACTACCCGGCGTGGCAGATCCAGTGGGGGCAGTTGCTCGCCGCGGCCGAAGCCGTGCACGTCGATGCGGCCTGGGATTTCCCGGATGACCAACAGCTCGCCAGCGCCGACGTCCTGGTGTTTTTCCAAAAGGGCGATTGGAACGACCAGCGACAAAGCAAGATGGACCAATTCTTTGATCGCGGCGGTGGTGCGGTTTACATTCACTGGGCGGTCAACGGAAACGACCGGGCCGCTGATTTTTCCCGCCGCATCGGGTTGGCGTCCAAGGGAGGCAGCATCGGCTACCGACATGGACCGCTCGCCTTGAACGTCCACCACACCGACCACCCGATCATGCGGAACATCGAGCCGTTGCAGTTGTACGACGAAAGCTATTGGCGACTGACGGGCGAGCCCCAGGATGTGACGTTGTTCGCGTCCAGCATTGAAGACGGCGCCGCGCGGCCGCAGATGTGGTCGTACGAGCGTTCGGCGGGGCGAGTCTTTGTCAGCATTCCCGGTCACTACAGTTGGACCTTCGACGACCCGATCTTTCGCACCATCCTGATGCGTGCGATGGCGTGGACGGCCAACCAGCCGATCGATCGTTTCAATGAACTCGTCCCGCTCGGTGCGAGGATCTCAAAGTGA